Proteins encoded together in one Hymenobacter monticola window:
- a CDS encoding glycoside hydrolase family 88/105 protein: MNQTRAINKLTIKALAIASALLLASAPAAHAQTPAPTTTQISTTAKWSERMALSVLKRSPWLQDPALGDSWGYTQGLLMHALEALEHQNHDPRLRTALQQYGDKMVDAQGQIHNKDYKPLDNSLDNINSGKLLFQLYTDTKQEKYKIALQKLHAELQQQPKTSDGGYWHKKKYPSQMWLDGAYMASPFVAQYAAYFKEPAGFDEAAKQLLLLDKHLRDPKTGLLYHGWDEKHVQAWANPQTGQSPNFWGRAIGWYGMALVDVLDYLPTQHPDRPKLVQVLDRLAVAIQKYQDPTSGLWYQVVDKGGQPGNYLEASASCMFVYTLAKGVNKGYLNKKYRPVAQKGFDGITTKLIEVKPDGELNLLQVCEVAGLGPGTERNGSYEYYVGERIKINDLKGVGPFILASLELNK, encoded by the coding sequence ATGAATCAAACACGAGCTATAAATAAGCTGACAATAAAGGCCCTAGCCATAGCCTCCGCGCTGCTACTAGCCAGCGCCCCAGCCGCCCACGCCCAAACCCCAGCGCCCACCACTACGCAAATCTCCACCACCGCCAAGTGGTCGGAGCGGATGGCGCTGTCGGTGCTGAAGCGGAGCCCGTGGTTGCAAGACCCAGCCCTAGGGGACTCGTGGGGCTACACCCAGGGGCTGCTGATGCACGCGCTGGAAGCGTTGGAGCACCAGAACCACGACCCGCGCTTGCGCACCGCCTTGCAACAGTACGGCGACAAAATGGTGGACGCCCAGGGCCAGATTCACAACAAAGACTACAAGCCGCTGGACAACAGCCTCGACAACATCAACTCGGGCAAGCTCCTGTTTCAGCTCTACACGGATACCAAGCAGGAGAAGTATAAAATTGCCCTGCAAAAGCTGCACGCGGAGCTTCAGCAACAACCCAAAACCAGCGACGGCGGCTACTGGCACAAGAAGAAATACCCCAGCCAGATGTGGCTCGACGGGGCCTACATGGCCAGTCCATTCGTGGCGCAGTACGCGGCGTACTTTAAGGAGCCGGCCGGGTTTGATGAGGCCGCCAAGCAGTTGCTCTTGCTCGATAAGCACCTGCGCGACCCCAAAACCGGCCTGCTCTACCACGGCTGGGATGAGAAGCACGTGCAAGCCTGGGCCAACCCCCAAACCGGCCAGTCGCCCAACTTCTGGGGCCGGGCCATCGGTTGGTACGGCATGGCCCTAGTCGATGTGCTCGACTACCTCCCCACCCAGCACCCCGACCGCCCCAAGCTAGTGCAGGTGCTCGACCGGCTGGCCGTGGCCATCCAGAAATACCAGGACCCCACCAGCGGCCTCTGGTACCAGGTGGTGGATAAAGGCGGGCAGCCCGGCAACTACCTCGAAGCGTCGGCCTCGTGCATGTTCGTGTACACGCTGGCCAAGGGCGTGAACAAGGGCTACCTGAACAAGAAGTACCGCCCGGTAGCCCAAAAAGGCTTCGACGGTATCACCACCAAGCTCATCGAAGTAAAGCCCGACGGCGAGCTCAACCTGTTGCAAGTGTGCGAAGTTGCTGGCCTCGGTCCCGGCACCGAGCGCAACGGCTCCTACGAGTACTACGTGGGCGAACGCATCAAAATCAACGATTTGAAGGGGGTAGGGCCGTTCATCCTGGCCAGCCTCGAACTCAATAAATAG